One genomic region from Anabaena sp. PCC 7108 encodes:
- the atpE gene encoding ATP synthase F0 subunit C, which yields MDPLVSAASVIAAALAVGLAAIGPGIGQGNAAGQAVEGIARQPEAEGKIRGTLLLSLAFMEALTIYGLVVALVLLFANPFA from the coding sequence ATGGATCCATTAGTTTCTGCTGCTTCCGTTATTGCTGCTGCTCTAGCTGTTGGTTTGGCTGCAATCGGACCCGGTATTGGTCAAGGTAACGCAGCTGGACAAGCTGTAGAAGGTATTGCTCGTCAGCCAGAAGCTGAAGGCAAAATTCGCGGTACATTGCTGTTAAGCTTGGCATTCATGGAAGCGCTAACCATCTACGGTCTAGTAGTTGCTCTAGTGCTACTGTTTGCTAACCCCTTCGCATAA
- a CDS encoding ATP synthase subunit I: MSLSEESIAPTPTTQQDAQLGFEETEPVDSSMDDFYQLYQELLVITLVLTGVIFISVWIAYSLNIALNYLLGACAGVLYLRMLAKDVERLGREKQSLSKTRLALLVGLILLASRLNQLLVLPIFLGFLTYKATLIIYVIRLAFISDSPSR, from the coding sequence GTGAGCTTGTCAGAAGAATCAATTGCGCCGACTCCGACAACACAACAAGATGCTCAACTTGGTTTTGAAGAGACAGAACCAGTAGACTCTTCCATGGATGACTTCTATCAACTCTATCAGGAGTTGTTAGTAATCACACTTGTTCTGACAGGGGTTATTTTCATCTCTGTGTGGATTGCTTACTCTCTGAACATTGCCCTGAACTATTTGTTAGGGGCGTGTGCAGGTGTGCTTTACTTGAGGATGTTGGCAAAAGATGTTGAGCGTTTGGGCCGAGAGAAACAATCACTGAGCAAAACTCGGTTAGCCTTATTAGTAGGACTGATTTTACTAGCATCGCGCTTAAATCAGCTGCTAGTACTGCCCATATTTTTGGGATTTCTCACCTACAAAGCCACCCTCATCATTTACGTAATTAGGTTGGCGTTTATCTCTGACTCGCCCTCCAGGTGA
- a CDS encoding class I SAM-dependent methyltransferase has product MSDSQTVSAAVAKLYDTYPFPPEPILDEPPPGYNWRWNWLAAYNFCTGRKPQKQDIRILDAGCGSGVGTEYLVHLNPHAQVVGIDLSAGTLEVAKQRCQSSGADRVEFHHLSIYDVEQIPGEFDLINCVGVLHHLPDPIRGIQALAKKLAPGGLMHIFVYGELGRWEIQLMQKAIALLQGNKKGDYRDGVQVGRQIFASLPENNRIVKREKERWSLENQRDECFADMYVHPQETDYNSDTLFELIDASGLDFVGFSNPGFWQLEKLLEKAPELIERAEELTERQRYRLIELLNPEVTHYEFFLSRPPLTKTEWTADNTLLAAIPELNPCIDGFPSQCLFNYDYQIVNLSTAEFEFMQNCDGKSTVAEILTKEQFGLDGVRNLLQQQMILLTPG; this is encoded by the coding sequence ATGTCCGACTCCCAAACCGTCAGTGCTGCTGTAGCTAAACTCTACGACACCTACCCATTCCCCCCAGAACCAATACTCGACGAACCACCACCAGGTTATAATTGGCGTTGGAATTGGTTAGCTGCTTACAACTTCTGCACCGGCAGAAAACCACAAAAGCAAGATATCCGCATTTTAGATGCTGGTTGTGGTTCAGGAGTCGGAACGGAATATTTAGTACATCTCAACCCCCACGCGCAGGTAGTCGGAATTGATTTAAGTGCAGGAACTCTAGAAGTAGCAAAACAACGCTGTCAAAGTTCTGGTGCTGACCGTGTAGAATTCCATCATCTGAGTATATATGATGTGGAACAGATACCAGGAGAATTTGATTTAATTAACTGCGTCGGTGTTCTCCATCATCTCCCAGATCCCATTCGTGGTATTCAAGCATTAGCGAAAAAATTAGCCCCCGGTGGCTTAATGCACATTTTTGTCTATGGGGAATTGGGACGCTGGGAAATTCAACTCATGCAAAAAGCGATCGCACTCCTCCAAGGTAACAAAAAAGGTGACTATCGTGATGGTGTTCAAGTCGGACGACAAATATTTGCTTCATTACCAGAAAATAACCGAATTGTCAAGCGTGAAAAAGAACGCTGGTCATTAGAAAACCAGCGAGATGAATGTTTTGCGGATATGTACGTACATCCCCAGGAAACTGATTACAACAGTGATACACTATTTGAATTAATAGACGCTTCTGGATTAGACTTTGTAGGTTTTTCCAATCCGGGATTTTGGCAACTAGAAAAGCTTCTAGAAAAAGCACCGGAGTTAATTGAACGAGCCGAAGAATTAACAGAACGCCAACGTTACCGCTTGATAGAATTACTGAATCCAGAAGTAACACATTACGAATTTTTCCTGAGTCGTCCCCCCCTTACCAAAACTGAATGGACAGCAGATAACACTTTATTAGCAGCAATTCCCGAACTTAACCCGTGCATAGATGGGTTTCCGAGTCAATGCTTATTTAATTACGATTACCAAATAGTTAATTTATCAACAGCCGAATTTGAGTTTATGCAAAACTGTGATGGGAAATCTACCGTAGCAGAGATTTTAACCAAAGAGCAGTTTGGGTTAGATGGAGTCAGGAATCTTTTGCAACAACAAATGATTTTACTGACACCTGGTTAA
- the atpB gene encoding F0F1 ATP synthase subunit A, with protein MLNFLNFYSVPLAELEVGKHLYWQIGNLKLHGQVFLTSWFVIGVLVLVSVLASSNIKRIPSGLQNLMEYALEFIRDLAKNQIGEKEYRPWVPFVGTLFLFIFVSNWSGALVPFKLIHLPEGELTAPTSDINTTVALALLTSLAYFYAGFSKKGLGYFGNYVQPVSFMLPFKIIEDFTKPLSLSFRLFGNILADELVVGVLVLLVPLFVPLPVMALGLFTSAIQALIFATLAAAYIGEAMEDHHGGEEHEGHH; from the coding sequence ATGCTGAATTTTCTGAACTTCTACTCTGTTCCACTTGCCGAATTGGAAGTGGGAAAACATCTGTACTGGCAAATAGGTAACTTAAAGCTACATGGCCAGGTGTTTCTCACTTCATGGTTTGTCATTGGTGTGCTAGTACTGGTTTCCGTCTTGGCAAGCAGTAACATCAAAAGAATTCCCAGTGGACTACAGAACCTGATGGAGTATGCCCTGGAATTCATTCGAGATTTGGCGAAAAACCAGATTGGCGAAAAAGAATATCGTCCTTGGGTGCCATTCGTCGGCACTTTGTTTTTGTTCATTTTTGTGTCAAATTGGTCAGGGGCGCTAGTTCCTTTCAAGTTAATTCATTTGCCAGAAGGTGAACTAACAGCACCTACAAGCGACATCAACACAACTGTTGCCTTAGCTTTGTTGACATCCTTAGCGTATTTTTATGCTGGGTTCAGCAAAAAGGGTTTAGGGTATTTTGGCAACTACGTGCAACCAGTTTCGTTTATGTTGCCATTCAAGATTATTGAAGATTTCACCAAACCCCTTTCCCTAAGCTTCCGTTTATTCGGTAACATTTTAGCTGATGAACTGGTGGTAGGAGTACTAGTTTTGCTAGTTCCCTTGTTCGTACCTTTACCAGTAATGGCATTGGGACTGTTTACCAGCGCCATTCAAGCACTAATTTTTGCCACTTTAGCTGCTGCTTACATCGGTGAAGCGATGGAAGATCATCATGGTGGTGAAGAGCATGAGGGACATCATTAA
- a CDS encoding F0F1 ATP synthase subunit B', with the protein MTHWITLLAVEEVAKEGGLFDLDATLPLMAIQFLILALILNATLYKPLGNAIDGRNEYIRSNQLEAQERLSKTEKLAQQYEQDLAGARRQAQTIVAEAQAEAQKIAAQKIAAAQKEAQAQREQAAGEIEQQKQQALSSLEAQVDALSRQMLEKLLGADLVNQR; encoded by the coding sequence ATGACACACTGGATCACCTTATTGGCTGTAGAAGAAGTTGCCAAAGAAGGGGGTTTGTTTGATCTAGATGCTACCCTGCCTTTGATGGCAATCCAGTTTCTAATCTTAGCCCTAATATTGAACGCAACTCTTTACAAGCCCTTGGGCAATGCAATTGATGGACGGAATGAATATATCCGTAGCAATCAATTAGAAGCTCAAGAACGCTTGTCAAAAACAGAAAAATTGGCACAGCAATACGAGCAGGATCTAGCAGGAGCTAGACGGCAAGCACAAACAATTGTTGCTGAAGCTCAAGCCGAAGCTCAAAAAATCGCTGCCCAAAAAATTGCCGCAGCGCAAAAAGAAGCCCAGGCACAAAGAGAACAAGCAGCTGGTGAAATTGAGCAGCAAAAACAACAAGCTTTAAGTTCTTTGGAAGCACAAGTTGATGCGCTCAGTCGGCAAATGCTAGAAAAGCTTTTAGGAGCCGATTTAGTTAACCAGCGCTAA